The window TTCTCACAGGCAGGGACATACCCAGCTACAGTTGCATGCAGGCTTTGGctagccactgcatgaaccaacgaTAGGGAGGCTGCCCCAAATAACCCCCGCTTCCCCAGCCTaagaccccagagcagtaccgtcctgccctggtcaaaacccCAGCCAGTATGAACTTATTACTCAGTTCGtctcttcctcaatgtggagaggaatatgcatgcttgtggtaaccaagctgggattttccccagacacttcagtcaAAGGCacattggtttagattaaaacatagaacaagtttattaactacaaaaagatagattttaagtgattataagtgatagcaaacagaaagattggatatgaatcagcaatttctcaccctgactgatgatacaagcaggcttgcagcTTCTCAAGGCACAAGGTGCACTTGCTTTGTAgcttgggctccccacccccgttccaagtccttttctttcagaGCTTCTCTcgggtgttgagttgtgggggagtgaagaacaatagatggatggatgaggttccccctcagggaacggatgggtaggatcccctgggggactaacatgaaggggaaaggagtccaggagagctggctgtatttcaaggaatccctgttgaggttacagggacaaaccatcccgatgtgtcgaaagaatagtaagtatggcaggcgaccagcttggcttaacggtgaaatcctagcagatcttaagcataaaaaagaagcttacaagaagtggaaggttggacatatgaccagggaagagtataaaaatattgctcgggcatgtaggaatgaaattaggagggccaaatcgcacctggagctgcagctagcaagagatgttaagagtaacaaaaagggtttcttcaggtacgttggcaacaagaagaaagctaaggaaagtgtgagccccttaatgaatgagggaggcaacctagtgacggaggatgtggaaaaagctaatgtactcaatgctttttttgcctctgtcttcacgaacaaggtcagctcccagactgctgtgctgggcatcacaacatggggaatagatggccagccctctgtggagaaagaggtggttagggactatttagaaaaactggacgtgcacaagtccatggggccggatgagttgcatccgagagtgctaaaggaactggtggctgtgattgcagagccattggccattatctttgaaaactcgtggcgaacgggggaagtcccggatgactggaaaaaggctaatgtagtgccaatctttaaaaaagggaaggaggaggatcctgggacctacaggccagtaagcctcacttcaatccccggaaaaatcatggagcaggtcctcaaagaatcaatcctgaagcacttacgtgagaggaaagtgatcaggaacagtcagcatggattcaccaagggaaggtcatgcctgactaatctaatcgccttctatgatgagattactggttctgtggatgaagggaaagcagtggatgtattgtatcttgactttagcaaagctgttgacacggtctcccacagtattcttgtcagcaagttaaggaagtatgggctggatgaatgcactataaggtgggtagaaagttggctagattgtcgggctcaacgggtagtgatcaatggctccatgtctagttggcagccggtgtcaagtggagtgccccaggggtcggtcctgaggccggttttgttcaatatcttcataaatgatctggaggatggtgtggattgcactctcagcaaatttgcggatgatactaaactgggaggagtggtagatatgctggagggcagggataggatacagaggggcctagacaaattggaggattgggccaaaagaaatctgatgaggttcaataaggataagtgcagggtcctgcacttaggacggaagaacccaatgcacagctacagactagggaccgaatggctaggcagcagttctgcggaaaaggacctggggtgacagtggacgagaagctggatatgagccagcagtgtgcccttgttgccaagaaggccaatggcattttgggatgtataagtaggggtatagcgagcagatcgagggacgtgatcgttcccctctattcgacattggtgaggcctcatctggagtactgtgtccagttttgggccccacaccacaagaaggatgtggataaattggagagagttcagcgaagggcaacaaaaatgattaggggtctggaacacatgagttatgaggagaggctgcgggaactgggattgtttagtctgcagaagagaagaatgaggggggatttgatagctgctttcagctacctgagaggtagttccagagaggatggttctagactattctcagtggtggaagacgacaggacaaggagtaatggtctcaagttgcagtgggggaggtttaggttggatattaggaaaaactttttcactaggagggtggtgaaacactggaatgcgttgcctagggaggtggtggaatctccttccttagaagtttttaaggtcaggcttgacagagccctggctgggatgatttaattgggtatgggtcctgcttttgagcagggggttggactagatgacctcctgaggtcccttccaaccctgatattctatgattctatggtgtcaCTCCCTGCCTTGTATAGCCttccatatggcaggaaccctttgtttcaaacttggttcccagaccagtttgtggaaaaatacaggtatcCAAAATGGAGTCTAGAGTCATGTGgtctagtcacatgcccttgcagccattacttacaggctgtctggagcctTCTCAGGAAAgctcaccaggtgggggataagcttctcctaaggcctgttgTTTTTCCTAACGGCCCATTACCCTGAATAAGCCCTTCACAACCAGCTATCTAggctggaagcattttgcctagtgggtgtcacccaggtttaaccacatttgaaatacagatacatagtcagtatttataacttcagatacaaaaatgatacatgcacacaaatagaaTAATCGTATTCAGcaaatcaaaacttttccaatgacgccttacatgacccatcttgtacaaaatgcagcaTAATTATGCcttaatcatatcataataatattactatgacaAAGATGGGGTATAGTGTCACACTTTGCATTACTGTAAATCAGCCGActtttatttaggagcctaagtaaggatttaggagcctaacttaaAGCACATAGGTTTGAACATTTTGCCCACAAGGATATTGACCACAATGGAATAAGCTATTCACGATCTTGAggcaggaaaaactttttcccaaCAATATCATGAAGTGCAGTTGAGGTCATAATGGAAAGGAGATGGGGATCACACTTCTGTCTCTGAAGCATCCAGTAGTAATAACTGTGAGTCAAAGGATACTAGACCACATGGACATTTAGTTTGTTCCTATGTGCAGTACTTTCTGACCATAACATAAGCTCTTTGCTTAATTGTAGTGGGAATGGCGCTGACTTCTGTCATTAAGGTTGCGTGATAGTTTCCATCTAgctccctgttttcagttgctcataactttggGTTTTTTGTGTGCCTTTTGGGATAAAATATTCCATGCTTCATCTCTTTCTGAAAtgggatttttgtttaaattctgaGTAAAATTGGGTCAGTTATTTTTGAGCACAAGGAAGGGGGGAATATACTTTTCCTTATTATAAAAAATACTCATTTTCTGAGCATCTTGAGAGCTGAAAGGCTTGAGGGTAGAAAGTTGAAATTTGACAGGGAAATAGCCCTCATTAGGAAGTGCCTTTTGAGTGTTCCGATAAAGGCAGAGTTTGATTTGACTGagttatgacttttaaaaatggtGGGCTTTGCTTGTGTGGAACATTTTGCATAGCTAAGGAATGCTGCAATGCACATGAGTGCATGGATAACTTCTCTGGGAAATGTACAGTAAGGGGCTGAGGAAGGGACCCTGCTTGCTTTGGGAAATACACAAGATCTCAAGCTTGGGCTTTTCAAATACAGTGGAGCCACAATTTGCAGAGCCTGTGTACCTTACAAAGTACGCCGGAGCCCTTCTTCAGCCCCTGTGAATTTTGTAAGGTTTTCAGGAGTTACGGGGTGACTCCTGTACACTGCAGGATGCATCGAAGGCAGAGTGGGGCACTCTCTTATGGAACACCTTGGATCTGCAGGATAGGGCATTCCAGTGGTGTCTAAACAAACGTTTCAGACTTCAGCAATTCAATATAAGCTGCAGCAGTGTAAactgtgtctacattaggggGTTGTATGGGTTCAGCCAGTCCAGCAGCTAACATCCAAGTGTAGACGAGACCTCAGTCTTTCAAGAAGGGAGATAAAGTCCATGCTTATGAAACGTCATCACTGTTCAGCCAATCCCGGCCACTCTAAGTAGGACTGCTACTCAGGTAATGGTTTCTGTGGGAGGGTGGCAGGGACAAAATGTGTTGGTGTTGAACAGCTAGCCTTTTCTGCTGGTTTTTCTCACTGTGGCCTATCCCTGATGTACTCATTAACTCACCATTTGTTAACAGAGGTCGTGCAAAAAGTGAATGAGAAGATTGCCACTGGGCAGTATGGAAGGCTCTTTGCTGTGGTTCACTTTGCCAGTAAGCAGTGGAAGGTAACCAGTGAAGATTTGATTTTAATGGAAAACGTGCTGCCGGCTGAATGTGGAGACCGAATCCGACTGGAGAAGGTAAAACCCTCCCGATGTTCAGGATTATGTACGTTAACTCGAGAACTCCTAGCCCGCCTTATGTCAGCGATTTTTGTGACAGACATGAGACTAGTCCCCACCCATGCAGCCCACTGTGGCTTTGGTTCTTTCTCCAGGCTGCCTCAGCTAACGCAATTTGGGGGAAGGTATATCTATTTCATCCTTGGGAAAAGCTGTTGACCTCTATTCATTTATTGAAACAAGGGGTCACTGACCAAATGATCCAAGCCACCTACTTACTGTTCACGATGCCTGCTTCATTGTTTCATAAAACCCTAGGGGTCCCCCTACCTGACCAACAAGTCAAGAAAACTCCATTCACCCATATGGAAGGCAATAAAACTGACTCAGCAGGGTTAGTGGATGTTGTGGTATTTAAGATTGTGCTGAGGGCTGGAAGAAGGAGCTGgctgtttataaaaataaataaacaacagATTATGGGAAACTGGTGTCCCATGCTCTCCCCTGCCGCAGTAGCCCTCTGTAACGTTTAATATCATGGATGTGTTTCCACAGAAAATGTTTATACTGCTCAGCCCCACCAGTTCTGTGCTAACCACAAGGATGTGTTGTTATTCTTCGGGCTCATTAGCAGAAATGCCATGGATAGAGGCCAGCTTTCCCAACGTGGCATCATAAATGGGAAGAAGTTCCCTGAGAACTCAGAAATCAATTTCAGAGAAGTCCTGAATATTCCCCTTGGATCTGCAGAAGCTCCAGTTCTAACTGTAGCTACTTGCAAGGCCTTCACTGTTGCTGTGATTTTAATTACCCTCTTATTGACAATGTTAGCATGATTTACATCAGAGAGAGATGGACTGAATTGCTCTGCAGATTTcaggctccttccctctgtgTGGGAAGACAGACAGTTTGCTTTATCCATTCGGTCCAAAGTTGTAAACATCTCTCTGTTAGATGTTTGCATTCCCAGACATGCTGCACAAGAAAAGTTTGTTGTTTTGGGATTGACAACACTAATCAGTTGACGCAGCAATCTGCCCAAAAGAGACTGTACATCCAAAAGTGACGGAAGAGTTGATTTCTCTCCTGAGCTTCCATGATGTTCATTGTATCTGTGGATGAGGAGGGCATGGAGGGGATAATTGTGGGCTCCTGATCAGATATTTCCAACATAATCCACTTCTAACACTTAAATGACCCCACAGAGACTCATTAATCCAAAGCTTGGTTGAAATACCATGAAGTGAGGCTACACTGGATTAATCTTTATTCATCATAGCCAAGCATTTATTTGCAGTGTAATAGGGTATGGAAGAGGCCACTTTTCTACAAGTTTGTTGCTTTAAAGCCCAGTATTGAGGCACTTTTTCTGGCAGCTGCCGGTTGAATCCTTGGGTGAGACAAGCGATTGCAAGAAGCAGCCTGCTGAGAGTGCACAGATCTGGGTCAGGGTGAAGAAAGTCAGGCATTTATGTTTACTCTTCCGGTAAATCCAGACCATAATCCTGTCAGGTTTTTGCTAACAAATGTCTATCTGAACCAAAAATCAAAGCCCTAGTTATATGTGCAACCCTTTTAACTGCTGCAGTACAGTTAGTGGGGAAAAGAAATAGGCTGTAGAAACTCTGTGTTTTAAATACTTCCTAGTCTGCCCAAGTCTTGACTGTTCTCTTACTTAAGCAGGCAATTTAAATTCCCTGAACCAAAGGACTAGTACATGGCATGACTCTACCCTGGATATCTATTTGTTTGTTACCCATCTGAGTGTGCAGAGAGAAGAAGAATGAAAATGTTGCTATTTCCCTAAGGAGCGCATAGCAACTGCTATAAAACTCCAGTGATCATAGCAGCTATGTTCACAGGCCTTGGCATGAAGATCTTAGAAATTCAGGGTCTTTATTTTTTCTCTGCCTTTTCTTCCACTGTCTTACAAATGCAGATAGAATCAAAGGATTTAGGGGCTCTGATTAGTGTGTAGAGTGTTCGTAAAACATGCTCTGGTAGAAAAAACCTAGCCCTTGCCTGGGAGAGTGTTTATTGAATGGGTCTGTTTCTTGGCTTGTTGCTCTCTTTCAGCAGCAGATTGAGGCTTGAAGCTCATAAAAATGCAAATTTTCCAACACCCAAGCCTCTAGGATACTTGTAAAGTTTTGATAATATTGTTTCTAATTACATTGCGACCACTGGCAAGTGACCCAAGTGCATAATTTAATCTCTCCAGGTTTTGCTGGTTGGTGCCGATGACTTCACATTAATTGGAAAGCCACTTCTGGGGTAAGAAAGACACACTTTGTAATAACGTATCTTCAAGTCAGCTGACTGCCGAGTGAAATGTTTTCAAGATTCAGACCTGCCAGGGCTGCGGGCATACAAGAAGTCTATGCAGCATATTGCAAGCAGTGCTGAGGGGGTTGTGCGTGTGTCACTTCTCTTAGCATTTGTGGGGAGTTAGGTGCACACATCAAAGGGATTAGGCCCCTAAGTCTGTGACTCTCATTTGATCCTAGAACTAAATCTGCTCTTCTAGTAACGTAGAGCAAAATAGTTAAGGGTTGAACACAGCTGTAACGTATTAATGGGATGAGGAAGTGAATCCAACTGCTGATGGGGACAGTGTGGAGGCATCTTACTCTTACATACACTTAAAGACTGTAAATCCTCTCAttgagaggaagggtggtcttgtgaCGAGTACcccctattcctggctctgtctaTCTCCCAGGTCAGTCACAAGACAAAATTCATCAACATTTCTaacatgctttgagatcttcagatggtaGAACtgtaaagtattattattgttactcATTGTACTAAAAATAGGAAACAGACTGATGATTACAGCAATTTTTTCACTTCAAATGTTTTAATGTAAAATCTGCTTGTGGGGCTTCTTAGGACAGAACGTGTTAAGCAGGGGAGGCAAATTCATTCTGTAGATCGGGccaaatcacatttttaattatGGTCCATGGGCTGGGAGATCAGACTATGTACATTCCTCAGCCCACAGCAGAACTCTCCCTGATGTCACAGGCTGATATGCACAAAGATCGAGGGTTGAAAGATGGAGAACTGTATATGGTAACCTCACTTTTTGTCATTATTTAAGTGCCTTATTGTCATATTCAGCATCACGTATTGGGTAAATGCACTTCCCTTTAGAGTtaaacttccttccttccttcctcatcCTCCTTCCTCTCCTGTCCTTGGCCAGATCTAGGCGAGAgtgttttgctggtatagcttttCAGGAATATTATtaccagcaaagcactcctagtgtggatgcagcttataccagcaaaactgcgCTTGTGCTGGGATAGCTTATTCCAGTCCCCCCGGTGAAATAAAATATACCGGCAAAAGCAtggttttgccagtataagctgtaTCCGTACTTGGGgtttttgctggcacagctatgtaGGGTCGCAAATCACACCACAGACCAACTCAACTGTGCTGGCAAAAGCATGTAGCATAGACCTGCTCTTTGTGTGTCTCCTCTTTTCTGCTCTGTCTgtttccctccctgcagcttctctCAGTTCCCATGCCTCCCCGCCAGCTTCGTTCCCACACTCTGCCATGTCTCATCTGCTACGGTGTTCAGCAGCAAAATAGTTAATGTTGATGTGTTGCATGACAATGTTAGGCTTTAGCATTAACACCCCCAGTGAAATGAACTGAGAGGAGAGGGAGctcacacctctcagagcctTTATTTCAGGCTGTGTTTATGCATAATCAGGAAGACAACGTTGCATTGATTCACATTCTGTTCTTGGCCGGccagttttctttgcaaccatatcCTCGTCTACCTTAGGGATTACTTGTAAAACATTTGCACAGTCACAGCTGTGCAGTTCAGTTCAGCTGCAGAAGTGCTAGCAGCATTGGGAGCCCTACAGTAGACAGGGCTTCCGTGGCTGCCAGCATTTTAGACCTGAAACGCTGGGGCTCATGGGAGCCTTGTGTACTTTGTGCTCCCGACACTGCTACCAGCAGAGGAAGTGAACCAGCATTGACATTTGTGGGGAATTTTTGCAAAAATACCGatagggctagaaacttaataTCTTGCAATGAAAGCTCAGATTTTGCAGACTCTGAGTAAGTTGTGAGTCACCTCAAAAAGGCCATGTTTTTGGCACCACTTAAAGGAACGTTCCTCCAACAATGCAGATCTTTCTGCGCAGTGCCCTAAACTCTGCTAATTAATTGCCAGCATGACAGTACCCTGGCAAAGCTATATTTGTGCACTAGCCTTTGGGCACACACTGAAACACAGGGCTTCCCTGGAGATTTTGGGGAAGAGAAAAAGCCCATCATTTGGTCTCTGTATGTGCCTCAAAAGTGGGGAGGCTTTGGCAGTGTGACTGACTGCAGACCAAACAGTTGCATTTCAGTGTTAGGTTACACTGAGTTAAAAGTAGTGGAGGAGAggaaatgtgtgtgaaatagaAATGTGGTGTGGTGtcccattagggtgaccagatgtcctgattttataggaacagtcctgatatttggggctttgtctgatATAGGCACCTATGACCCCCCAAGCCCtgtcttgatttttcacacttgctatctggtcaccctacatcccATCCTCTCTTTTGGGGCTTTGGGGAAACTGACATATCTACAAGCTGCCCATTACTATGGTATGAGACAAAGGAAAACAGAACACCACCTATTAGAGATGGTAGTATTTGTACATAGTTCCTTACTCTCCCTAAGCcacaagtgttttggaggatagatAACAGCTTGGATTAATACAAAGACTTTTTGTTTtccattggcttaaaaatcaacaCATAAGAGGACATCTGAGCCAGTGTTGGTGCAGTGCAGTCCTTTTCAGCTGCATTCCTTGATCAGACTTGGAGGCGGATAGGAACTTGTTCTGTTTTAAACAGATGGTCATTTTAATTTTCCTTAGAAATCAGATACCTCCCAACATGATACTCCTTTAACatcttcaaacaaaacaaaaggtgtctctcctcccactcccagtAGCTCATACCAAGTGCCAAGTCTGTGGTCTGCCTTGTTCTTTGCAACCACTTATTGTCCAGTGTTTCTATGCAAAAGCAATATTAAGTTGTGTGCAATTGTCATTTCCTTAGCTTTATAACTTGTACAGTATTGTACACCCCAAAGCTACAACAGGAAACCATTGTGACCCAGAAATCATAGCAGCGTTTTCACTGCTTTCCACTGAGGTGTTTACGCTCTGAACCATTGCAAAACACCCTAAGGCAATTTAGCCCTAAGTAAAGGGGACATGGCGTCTTTGGTGGTTCATGTGTTAGGCAAAGAGCTCAGCTTACTCTAACCCTAGATGCTGTTGATCAGATTTCTTTCCATTAACGTAGCCAGCTATTTTACACAAGGCTTCCTCTTGTCTGCTTGCCCAGGTTGGCCAAGACTACAGACTCCTGGTTGCCAGATGGCATGGTGCCAcactgcctctttcccccaaaaaagccATGTTGAGGTTCACCTGCCTCCTGTCAGGAGAGAGACTCCTGGGCGTGATATAAAGATTGTCATCAGTAAGCATCTTGATACTTACGGGATGTCCCCTGCATGGATTATATTCATTATTTAGTAACAATCACTTTCCCTCCAACTTGGATATAGGAAGTTATCGTATGAATTCCTCTTCCTTATTAGAAAAACCTCATCTGGAAATtctggcaccactgaagtcagggggagtTTACCATTCAATTCAGGGGGGCCAGGAGTTCACCTCTGTGATTGCATAAGGCTAACAGCTGAGAAGTTTTATAAACCGTTACTATTTATTAGTTATATTGCTCTAGCGCCAAGAGGCCTTGATTCAAGATTAGGACCTCATTTTGCACTGCGCTGGACAGATGCCTATTGAGAGCGAgagtcccttccctgaagagttCAGTCTTTCAGACATTCAGCCCTAATGACTGATTCAACAGAGGGCAAAATTCACACTGTAgtcagacacacagcttgggtcAGATAGCTTTGAAACTTGACTTGCAGACAGAAGTTGCTTCTTGGCACCTGGGCATGCTTAAGAATAGCATTTTGGAAGGTCTGCTTGTATGTGTGTTGCTGTTGCTCAGTACACATGCCTGTAGGACAGTGTGTATCCAGCACCTAGAGAGGGGAGTTCTCTACATGGGTTTGTATAGCTATTTCCCTAGTGTAACACCTCTGGCTGAACACAAGTAAGGCCCATGAGAGCTAGGACACCTGGCCCGCCAGTAACCAAAGGCTCATTTCTGGACCAGCTTTCCCTGCACCACCACTCTATTTTTCATACTTCTGGTGGCTTGTAGCCCATTACTGCACTACTTAAAATCTTGACTACTATTTGCTTAAAATAGCCCACCGATTTTAGTGTTTGAATCACTCTGTCCCCACTGATCTTGCCTTCTGAGTGTCGATTATGTCCATGTGATTCCACAGCACAGCTGCTAGTGTTAGTGACTGGACTTGCGGACATGCACGGAGTCTAATCCTGCAGTCGTGAGGCAAGCGGGAGTCTAgctttcccattggcttcaggcACAGGGTCAGGCAGAATAGCTCCCTAACAGGAAGACCTTTTTCACAAAATACCCCTGTACCCTGCTTTTCTTTGCCTTTGCTGGTTTCTTTTCTAGCATTGCTGGTCCGTGCACCTAGAGACCCTAACTGTGATTGGGGTGTCATTGTGCTAGCTGTGGAGTACATCCTTTCTCTGGGTCACGCTCTGCTCTGTAGCTCATTTAGATGTGGCCAGTAGCCATGTATATTAAACTGTATTTGTTCCCTGTGTCTGGCTGCAGAATATGCAGATAGgctgattttttgtgtgtgttccgCTAAGAATTCAATCTCTTATAGATATTGTATTCCCAAAGGGTATATGTTCATACTGATGGTGAATGTTTCAAAGCCTTTGGCCCTTTCATGATCTTATTGgagggttgttgtttttccttacaTGCAGACTGAGTCATTTGTCAGGAAAGTGTTCTGTACGTGTCCTCCAGCGGAGCTTTTAATGTTGTTTGGGGTGTTGTGAAAAGGTGCATCCTCCACCCCTACTGTTCATTACAACCAGAACTTcccaaagcacaggactggatTTCCTGTCCTAAAATGAGGCTGATTTGTTATGAGCGAGGGGCACAGTTGCTCAGGCAGGTAGCTCATTCTTCGGCGTGGACCTTAAATTGCCCTCCTTTCTGTCCGCCTCTCTAGATGGCAGTTAAAGATTCCAGGGCGCTCTTCCCCAAGGGGATACCTCAGTGGTCTTGGCCAAGAGTTCTCCTCTCGCTAGCTTCCAGCATCCAAGGATGCGTGTGTGAGCTGTCGCTGAGTGCCGAATTCCATATGTGTTTGCACACTGAGTCACTGCCCTttcgagagagaatgccttgcaTGCCAGCTCATGTGAGATGGGAGCTTTTGGAACCATGCTGCTCTGAGTATCTTTCACAGGGAAGGGAGGATGGGATAGATTTTATCACTGAGTGATGCTGACTGTGGCAATAGGTTACAGAATCAAGACATTTAAGGCCATATTCTTCCCTTAATGATCTCTTGGCAAGCCTCCCACAAGTGTCTGTGAGAGATCCATTCTGGATCTAGGAGAGCATGAAGTCCTGAATTTATATCTGGACTTCTCCTCCAAATAAGATTGAAATCTCAGGAGTAAATAGACAAggtagacaaagggtgggaggagaaagagaggtgAAAGGACTCATGCAAGGTCACACAACCAGACAGAGAGCAGTGGTCTGTTAGCCGCATTATTGGACACAGGATCAAGTCCTGCTCCTCTTATCAGGTGAACAGTCAATTGTCTTCTCTAGGAATAGAATCATATAcgactagggttggaagagacctcaggaggtcatctagtccaaccccctgctcaaagcaggaccaactcaaTACTCAGGTGAGTCACACTAGAAGAATGTAACCTTCAGTCTATAAATCAAAATGCCAGTGCTTGCTGTCTCTGCTGCTTTGTAGAAAGGGGAACAGTTTTGGTCTTGACGAAGGAAGAGCTCTGTAGAAGAGCTGCCAACCAGTCTGAGCCCAGTATTGAGGGTTTGCTGTACTTTAAGCCAAGTGAGaaatacaggatttttttaaaagcacgaTGTGCATCAGGTTTCATTGCAGGCATTCACAGCACTGGGAATTTGGGATTGCCAGCTCTGAGTGTCGTTGCAGATTTCCACTGTTACTCTACCAGCTTCAGACATTTCTAACTCCCTCCCAGTGAAGCAGAGAAGTACTGCCCTGCAGACTAGTGTGGCAGTTACCTGATAAGACTTGCATAGTCAATCCGGTGTTTCTTCAGTCCAAAGCCTGCAAGTGGGCACTGCTGAGATGGATTTACCCACTCAGCAGCTGGGGACCTTGCCGTTCCCACAGGACAGGGTTTTGTCAGAAAGGTGCATTACTTTGTGATAGTCTTCCAGAGAGTCTGCCCATTGATTAGAGAAGGCCGTCATTAGTTACgctgtgtttcttttttttttctttcttcatttttttcatttttaaggaaAGATCTTGTCCGTGTGGAAGCCACAGTTATCGAAAAAACAGAATCTTGGCCGAGAATTAATATGAGATTTTGGAAAAGGCACAATTATCAAAGGAAGAAAAGTAAGATGAAAAGAATATAGCACCGTCACTTCCCACTGCCTTCATGTCCCAGGGCCACAGGATTGGTACAGAATGCCCTCGCAGCTCAGAGCCCAGTGACATAGGCATAGCACA of the Eretmochelys imbricata isolate rEreImb1 chromosome 6, rEreImb1.hap1, whole genome shotgun sequence genome contains:
- the MRPL21 gene encoding large ribosomal subunit protein bL21m, with amino-acid sequence MMAAAAACGRLLGPGRQRAGPAAASLLWSTVRSERCQSTSLQQGIIAKTSLSSPPWPEVKLPDTTEEAKFHAEVVQKVNEKIATGQYGRLFAVVHFASKQWKVTSEDLILMENVLPAECGDRIRLEKVLLVGADDFTLIGKPLLGKDLVRVEATVIEKTESWPRINMRFWKRHNYQRKKIIVQPQTVLRINTIEIAPCLS